The DNA segment CTGTTTCCATAACTGTACTTCTAATCACAAGACTCAGCTTCTGCAAGTCGACTGTGATAAACAGTTATTTTTGTGATCATGGACCTGTGTACAGATTAGCCTGCAATGATTCCTACCCAAACCTAATAGCTGGATGGCTCGATACAgcattgtttctttttatacCACTAGGCCTCATTCTCTGTTCTTATATACTTATTGGGGTTGCACTGTTAAAAATTGCATCAACTGATGGAAGGCAGAAAGCATTAAAAACCTGCATTTCACACATCATCTTGGTTATAATATTTTATGTTCCCCTGGCTATTACATACATTACAGCACAATTTGTTGATTCCAATGTAAGGATTCTTAATAACTCTCTATCTGCTACAATTCCATCAATGCTGAACCCCATTATTTACACACTAAAAACTGAAGAGATGAAGGCAGCTATAAAGAAACTTTACAAAAGAATAAGTAGGGGAAGGGAAGGTAAAGTAATCAATATCAAGTTTCCAGTGCagtaa comes from the Erpetoichthys calabaricus chromosome 4, fErpCal1.3, whole genome shotgun sequence genome and includes:
- the LOC114650976 gene encoding olfactory receptor 1-like, with translation MSAQSLNYSANNTFVRPEMFYIRGLRDISFASCLYIFLFIVYIFAVFSNVFVIILINLDQSLHNPKYLAVSHLALVDLGTTTAVIPKVIEMFLFNFSFISYEACLADMFFVHFFNSMQSVSLVILAYDRFLAICFPLQYHSINTNSRMVRIIVSLWMFVAVTVSITVLLITRLSFCKSTVINSYFCDHGPVYRLACNDSYPNLIAGWLDTALFLFIPLGLILCSYILIGVALLKIASTDGRQKALKTCISHIILVIIFYVPLAITYITAQFVDSNVRILNNSLSATIPSMLNPIIYTLKTEEMKAAIKKLYKRISRGREGKVINIKFPVQ